The Kitasatospora paranensis genome has a window encoding:
- the rpsD gene encoding 30S ribosomal protein S4 yields MANQKRPKVKIARALGIPLTPKSVKYFEARPYPPGQHGRGRKQNSDYKVRLTEKQRLRAQYDLSEKQMARAFDRAKKVEGKTGEALIAELEVRLDALVMRSGIARTIYQARQMVVHGHIEVNGSKVNKPSFQMKPGYVVTVKDKSKEKVPFQVAREGGNAGEGQTPKYLEVNLKALAFRLDRTPQRREVPVVCDEQLVVEYYSR; encoded by the coding sequence ATGGCGAACCAGAAGCGCCCCAAGGTCAAGATCGCTCGTGCCCTGGGCATCCCGCTGACCCCGAAGTCCGTCAAGTACTTCGAGGCCCGCCCGTACCCGCCCGGCCAGCACGGCCGTGGCCGCAAGCAGAACTCTGACTACAAGGTCCGTCTGACCGAGAAGCAGCGTCTGCGCGCCCAGTACGACCTGAGCGAGAAGCAGATGGCTCGCGCCTTCGACCGCGCCAAGAAGGTCGAAGGCAAGACCGGCGAGGCGCTCATCGCCGAGCTCGAGGTCCGCCTCGACGCCCTGGTCATGCGTTCGGGCATCGCCCGCACCATCTACCAGGCCCGCCAGATGGTCGTGCACGGTCACATCGAGGTCAACGGCAGCAAGGTCAACAAGCCGTCGTTCCAGATGAAGCCGGGCTACGTCGTCACGGTCAAGGACAAGTCCAAGGAGAAGGTCCCCTTCCAGGTGGCTCGCGAGGGCGGCAACGCCGGCGAGGGCCAGACCCCGAAGTACCTCGAGGTCAACCTGAAGGCCCTGGCCTTCCGCCTGGACCGGACGCCGCAGCGTCGCGAGGTCCCGGTCGTCTGCGACGAGCAGCTGGTCGTCGAGTACTACTCGCGCTGA